The nucleotide window gcatctctataaataccctggggcagagacagtcagagccaGTTGCAAAAGGTTCCAGGTCTTCTCCAGGCTatcctttcttttgtttatctccacaatataaATCCTATCTAATTTTTCccgctgctcacactcaagaaaactctggggaactgtgaggTTGGTAGGTAAACGCCTCAGAGATAGGTAACTTGTGAATTTTGTTTGATACTCTGTATTTACTAGGAGAATAACTATAGTTAAAAAGCAAATAGTGGCTCTCTGGGGAAGTGAAGGcggtgaggtggtaagataaagCTTTTTCTCTGGTCTTCCCTTCACCTTGAGGACCTTTCTAAAGACTTTGCAAAGGGCGGACTGATCGCTTCCTGCTGCTTGAGCTTTGTGCTTTGGGTCACCATGGGCAAGTCAGATTTTCTGAACCCTAAGGCCATCTCGAATAGAATTAAATCCAAAGGACTCCAGAAGCTTCGCTGGTACTGCCAGATGTGCCAGAAACAATGCCGTGACGAGAATGGCTTTAAATGTCACTGTGGGTCTGAATCTCATCAAAGACAGCTGTTGCTGGCTTCAGAAAACCCTCAGCAGTTTATGGATTATTTTTCAGAGGAATTCCGAAGTGACTTTCTGGAACTTTTGAGGCGATGCTTTGGCACTAAGAGAGTCCACAACAACGTTGTCTACAATGAATACATCAGTCATCGAGAGCACGTCCATATGAACGCCACTCAGTGGGAAACGCTGACTGACTTTACCaagtggctgggcagagagggcTTGTGTAAAGTGGAAGAGACACCAAAAGGTTGGTACATTCAGTACATAGACAGAGATCCGGAAACTATTCGCTGGCAACTGGAGTTAGAAAAGAAGAAGCAGCTAGGTCTTGAGGACGAAGAGAAGACTGCCAAGTTCATTGAGGAGCAGGTGGGAAGAGGTCTGGAGGGCAAAGAGCAGGAGACCCCGGTTTTTACAGAATTGAGCCGAGAAAATGATGAGGAAAAAGTCACATTCAAGCTGAAGAAAGGAGCAGGTAGCTCAGCGGGAGCAACATCGTCCAAGTCAAGCTCCTTGGGACCCAGTGCACTGATGAGGCGGGGAAGTGCAGTCTCAGTGAGAAGGAAGGAGTCTTCCCAGAGCTCGGCTCAGCctgcaaagaagagaaagaagtccGCACTGGACGAAATCATGGAGCttgaagaggagaagagaagaactgCGCGAACAGACGCCTGGCTACAGCCTGGAATCGTTGTGAAAATTATAACCAAGAAACTCGGAGAGAAATACCACAAGAAGAAGGGTGTCGTGAAGGAAGTGATTGACAGATACACAGCTCTGGTAAAGATGATTGAATCAGGAGACAGGCTGAAACTGGACCAGACTCATCTAGAGACTGTCATTCCAGCACCGGGCAAAAGAATTCTGGTTTTGAATGGTGGCTACAGAGGGAATGAAGGCACCCTGGACTCCATCAATGAAGAGGCCTTTTCAGCCACCATAGTCATTGAAACTGGACCTTTGAAAGGACGCAGAGTGGAAGGGATCCAGTATGAAGACATATCTAAACTTGCTTGAGCTTGGAAGTTGGCCAACAATACATTGAAATCGTGGAGCATCAGGTCGATGTTAGTCAAGACTTATTTTGAATAAGAAGTGGATCTACTGAAATACTCATGGGTAGTTGTTTGggtaaatttataataaaatctaGCGATTTGTAAGTGTCAAAACTGTCATTTTATCTTTGTTCCTTTTTCCTCCATAATGCTCCCATGATGATTTTTGCCATCATTAAAGAATACTATAGTAAAGTGTTTCATGTGAGACAATTTGGAAAAAATAGCAAATTCGTTTACCACAttaatgtctgtgtgtttctaaTCAGGCAAGCTTGACCTTCATTTGGCTGACTCATTAGAGTCACTTATCTCTTGCTAGAAAAAGACCAGTGAAAGAGGTCACCTTATCTTATTAAGAAATCCTTTAGAGTCTGTTGAGGTGGCTCAACAGTGCAGAGTACcggcttttcttccagagaacccactttacattcccagcacccacatggtggctcacaactatctgtaactccaggcccgGATCCTGTGCCCTCTTAAGGCCAGTGCATGACATGCTGAACAGATGTCCATGCCTGACAAACACCCACACTCATAAAGAAATCCTTTAGTCGCTTTTGTGTCCAACCTTTGGTTCCTCTGGACCATATTGGAGAAAGAACTGCCTTGGAACATTCCTTAGGTCTAAGGGTGTCTAACTGGTGGCCCATAGGCTGTGCTCTTCTTTTCCATGACAATTGAGTCATGATGTTGTCATTTACAAAGTTCATGCTTGAGAACCAGGCAATTGTGATACTTTAATTgtgttgaaatgttttatttgtatgttaacaaagtttccctggagatcagaggtcacataacAAGGTCACATATTGACCTataaacagagtcaggcagtgggcacatgcccttaatctgatcacatggcaggcagagtcttagtgtagtcaaggacacagccaaatcCACTGACACACCCTTATTCCCGGATACGtggcaggcagagtttctgtgtagtcaaggacacagccaagtgtagttacatgagcctttaatcccagtaccaaccatagagacctggaggtctgtatagacaggcagttataaggaagtcatgtggttggactttgccaatgagaaggcagaacaggtaagcaataaaagcacaggttaggcaggaagaaggtctctcgtGTGAGAAACTATGGCTTGGTGGTGAGCTAAAGGTTAGTCAGTGGCTCTTCgctaattctctgatctcttcggctattacccctatatttatctctgtgtgtcttatttactaagactctttagaatttcatctacaggcAATCAGGTtacaatttatatttatgtataatcCAATTCTTATACAAAACAAGTCCCTAACACAATGGAGTTGCATGGTACCTTGACTAACATCAATTTGATGCTTTACAATTTCAGTGTATTGTTAACCAACTTCCAAGCTCAAGCAAGTTTAGATATGTCTTCATACTGGATCCCTTCCACTCTGTGTCCTTTCAAAGGTCCAGTTTCAATGACTATGGTGGCTGAAAAGGCCTCTTCATTGATGGAGTCCAGGGTGCCTTCATTCCCTCTGTAGCCACCATTCAAAACTAGAATTCTTTTGCCCGGTGCTGGAATGAGAAACTCTAGGTGAGTCTGGTCCAGTTTCAGCCTGTCTCCTGTCTCTTTACCAcagctgtgtacacacacacatacacacacacatacacacacacacacacacacacacacacacacacacgtacatttAATAAGATACTGCTTAATTCTATTAATTTAGGGTTTTTTCATTTATGGTTTGAAAGAACTatattgtgtgtttgtgagtatttgtgtgtgtactaCATATGTCAGGACTCTGcacaggtcagaaaagggcactggatctgTAACTGCAATTACGGATGATTGTGAGCTGAcacgtgggtactgagaactgaacttggaccccatttacaaaagcagaaaatgcTTTTCACTGCTGTACCAACTCTCCAGGCCTTTGCATTTCCAGTCTTTatgctaaagaaaactgacttagTTTATAGTCATTTTAGAACAGTCTGTAAAACTttgaaacaacaataaaacaaacaaacaaacaaacaaacttgtaaCTCAGGTATAATCTCAGTTAAGACTTGATTTTCTTAGTTAAGTTTTCCCATTCATTAAGATAAAATTCACAATTAATTGAATTGGTTTAATAGTAACTGTGTGACTGATACTGGGGTCTAGATGGTGAACATAGGCCACATAGGACCAAAAGATAGCTAATATGTCTCGAAAGTAGCAGATCATTGTTAGTCAGCTGAGATCTCAATTGTTCATACTGTTTGTAACTAAATACCAAGTTGTAAGTTGTTCCTGGGATCCTCTAAAGAATGAACAGGATTACTTAGGGAGAAAGCTGCTCTTTTCCAACTGTCCCCATTAAATTGTTGGTCTTGTTTGAAATCCAAGGTtgacaattaatttaaaatggaaaataaatcaacatttttttttctggtctcaaGAGGGATTCTATATGACAGTTACTGATGAAGTTACTTTTATGAGTGATGCATGTTGAAACATCAGCTTTTCAAGGTTGGTCACACGAGTCACTCCTATGAGACTGATTTCACAGAGCAGTTCTATGGAAGTATTCTAGAGAACTGGTACTCTATGTTTTGCACGTAAATGTATCTAGTTGGGCAGTGTTGTCCTGCAGCACAGGGGTTCAGTGTAGATCTGTTATGAAGCAGCCAGGAGGAAGTAATGGCTCTGTTTGTCGTCAAGAGTCACCCAGCGTCTCACAGTTGACCCTCCTGTGTACTGACAGTCAACAGTTAGATGGATTTTCACACAACAGCTCCTGGACTTGGTCTCAGTGGCAAATTGACTCACCAACCATGGCCTGGGCGTCACCTTGATTAACACACATCATCTGAGTATAAACTCCTGAGACTTCTttgcaaatgtttattttcttcaggTGGGTCAGAGGCCTTTTAGACCACTCTAACATCTGggtttgctttgagtttctggagctgaggaaaCTGTAAAAAGGGTCAAGGGAGAAAATGTACACATACAACTCCTCAAACTGTAAACCCTTAAGGCCGTTTGAGAAAGCTGGAGAGCTGAGGTACACAGTAATCCTTGTAGTGCCCGTCGATGAAACCTTTCCCACTGCTGTGCACAAACCAGTAGGGAACATCTGTTCCAAACACTCTATCTGCCCTGTAGTCCTTCTGTAAGCCTCTGAAAGGAAAATGGCGTCTATGCTTAGGGAAAAGCCAACACAAGAATGAGGCACAGCTGGACACAAGAAggatctttcccttttctttgtgcctttcttctctctacccACCTCCTACTCCTTCCCTGCCCCCCAAGTTAAAAGAGGTGTCCATGTCAGTGTCTAGGGGTTGGTGGTAGAAGAACAAAGAGTAACCAGTGTGTCCTCAGACAATTAGACAGCCCTATAGAAGCTGGCCTACAGGGTCCTTCCACCAAGCTAACAGTGGCAATGAATAGTACACAAGGGGAAGGCTAAATAAAACTCAGTGCTGTCGGCTAGTCTGTGCTATCTGATACACCAGAGGCACCTCCTCTGTTTATCGATATGTTTGATTTAAGAGTGATGCCAGCTTTTTATAAGCAAATTCAAGTCTTCCCCTTGGAGGATGAAGAagctaaacttttaaaaatacatacggCACATTGCCATCAGTGAGCCTTCAAAGAATGGAGTGGGGCCTGTTCAGTTTCATTTGCTCATCAGAAATGTCACAGGAGTTTGTGAAAAGGCTCAGTGTTTGCCTTTGGTCATAGAAAAGATGGTCTGTTGTGTTTTGTCTTAGAAAAGATGATCTGCCTATGATGTAAGATGATTGCTAAGTGGTCTCACCATTTCTCCATGCTTACTGATGTCTATTAATAACTCATTGTTTTCTGTCTGGTAAGCCAATACCATTTGGGTGGTGAACTCAGAATCCACCATTTTAGTTCATGTATCTGTATTGTGGTAGCATATAACATACCTATTTTTGTGATTTAATTATCACTgtaaagttacattttaattatgtggatgATAATAGCATGTCTGTACTGTTACTTCTAATAAGAAAAACTGTTTTATAAAAtgtcaaaaagataaaaaaaatagtgtCTTCTTTAATTGACAACAAGTTGGATACTTCAAGGGCTGTTGTTATATTTTAGCTCTGTTTTTGACAATTTTAACTCCTTCTGGTAGACTCTTATAACAAGAATTTCCTTTTTCCCATGTTTCTAAATGAAGCTTTCTCAGAGTATGTCACACCCTTTGGACGTGATTTTGCATTCTCAGCAACATGGCCATTGGGACTTAGATGAGACTTCACGCTTAGCTCGAAGAGTGTCTCTTCTCCTTGCCCTTATATCTGTTTCATATTGAAGTATGCGATAGGAAATAGTGCAGACTTAGGATATTGGAATAGGTTATCAAGGGATGTTGTGGATACCTTCAAGGGTTTATACAGCTTTTTACCCAGTTATTCAATTCTCTAGAGGGATGCCCTTATGCTGTAATGTTGAAATGTTATACAGAAAGCCTTTCTTTGGAAATAGGGAAAATTAATAAAAGTcgctaaaatttttttttaagcattcagTAATGCTCATGTTCTCCTTGCcctgacacactttctccactCTCTGATCATGCCTGCTTCTGGAGTGTGTTAAACAAAAGGGTTGaagaacagtcttattaaataagaaacacagagacaattgcagttaaaagccaagaggtcagagcaatagctaagagctaaaaatcCCTTTctcacccttcactgccactgctgtccttccactcagcaagagacctacttcctgtgtgtctgtctttttattgactttctattctgccttctcattggttataaacccaaccacatgacctcctcgtcactgtctgtctgtctagacctccaggtcttctaaggttggtattgagattaaaagcatgtgtctccaCGCTGGCTGgttctttgaacacacagagattaaagtgctgggattaaaggcgtgagccaccactgcccagcttctgctatggcttgctattagctctgaccccaggcaactttatttattaacatacaaataaaatcacatttcagtacaaataaaatatcaccatacaaaaGTGCTGTTCTTATTGCTGAAATTTCTGCTGATACCTGGTGTTAGGCATTGACATACACCAGTgctaatattaaaatgtatttcagaagAGTGTTTCAGAGGGGGAAGGAAAGTGAGTTTAAAATGTGTAGATGTTTCTTGTTGAAAAGTAATACAATTGACTGtacagaaattagaaaataaaagaaacacctGACTGCTAGGATGCCCctcaattttcaaaattatttgaagTGTATGGGCAACCTCCCTGCTAGCACAAATCACGAATGTTTAGGAGTATGTACTTGTTAATCTAGATGTGACTAAATATCTCACTGGTGCCAGTGGGCTGCGTAGGACAGTCTCCTTTCTGCAGGCTTGGAttgtccttctctttcttttcatctgtcTCCATTTATTTCTCAAAGACTTAATGATTGCCTTTGTGGTTATTCCTTCTCGACCTATGTCTGACTGGTGTGGCAGGCGGAGCTCTGGGGCAGGACACAGAAGGATTGGCAGGAGGAGACACAttcccttctgctttcatatTCCATCGTAGCCGTgttttcaagcttttttttttctttcaagttttagTACTTCTCAAGCATTTCTTTCAAACTTATggatgtataatattaatgtTTACCTCTAATTTCTATCTGTCTCGCGCACATGTCCCCCAGACCCCAAGTTCAAGCCGcagttttctggcctccatgttaATCCAGCCTTTCCTCTCAACTTCTCAATCATGGTGTAGCAGTTCAAGTGAAGCATGGAAGCAGTCacaggccattttcttttaactgCTTCCCGCTGATTCCCCTTTGTGTCTGTTCTCtcttcagaatcattttgatttgctctTACTTCTGATGTATTGGGATTCATCCCAAATTTGAGTCTTGGTATTTACATGTGCAGCCAGGCCTCAGGCTGCCATTCCACTTCCTgtgcaatcctagcactccggcAGACACTTTTCCTTTTAAGTCATTGAGTCTTTGTGAGGCTCCCCTCCCTGCAAGGTGCAGAATGTCTCTTCCATCaaaatcctccctcctcctctgttctAGTTCCAGCAATACAGCCTCCTGAAGTCTGCAGTCTTCCATCTGGAATTGAATGGACTGGTGGCACTGCCACAGACACACAGGAGTGAACTGACTCACCTAAGTGACAGGCATCCATCGCTTCCTGTGTTCAGTTACTGCCATAACTGTATCACCTTTTCCTTGTGGGAGCTTTAGGAGAATAGGGGTAGTGTTATGTTATCTCTCATTCCCGGGCTCCTTCTGTTGCTGGTACAGTGCTTTTCACATAGTAGGTCTTTAATTATTATCTTTTTATAGAACTGTTATATATACCTCATGTGTCCTTAGGgcctgtgtaggccagaagagggcatcagaccggAAAAGGGCATCAGACCTGCTGTAACTGTAGCTACTGAcagttgcaagccaccatgtgggtgctggagacaaactcagatcctctgcagaaGCTCAAgtgctttcaactgctgagccatcttttcagtctCCTTGAATGTCTTTTGAATGAACGTTGTTATTGAACTATGTTTGTTTGCCTTCTAGGTTGAACCATGAACTTCTAACAGTCTTTATGCTGAGTTTTGGGAGATGGAGTTCAGACCTTGATTTTCTTTGTGATAGTTAGAGATTTTTCTTGCCATCCTGACCCTTCTCACTTCGCCCAGTCCAATATTATAATGAGAATTTCTGAgtataaatctttaatttttagatAAACTAAAGTAGCTTTCTCCTGCCATAACATCTAGAAAAAAGCAGATATACCtactttagattttaaaaagatcATATTTGAAAGCAAGTGGATCAGGTGGACTGAAATTCCATACAAGGAAAAATTCTTCTGAGGATAGCAAAAGTCACTTGCCCTTTTCTTTCATGAGGCTATTTTCTCAATCTGAGATTGTATGAATATGTATGGCTAATCTAGACAGAGGGTCTCTActggaagaaagagaattctatGGAGGTTTTTTATAACAAGCACAGAGATGATGAATTTGAATCTAAATAAGCCAAACCACAATTGCTTTCCCCATGAGACATTTGCTGAGattgtaaatatattttgtaaaagaTTCAGACTTTAAAACAGTCTGGACAAATATGCTACATAAATAACAGAAAAGATAAACATGACAAATGGCCTTTCAATTGGTAGATTCAAGTAGAAAATAGTTACCTGTACAAAATAGAGTGGCCATCCCAGAGCTTAAACATAGAAATACAGTATCTGAACCTGGCAAATCACTGAATAAGTTTAACTTTACTCTTGATACAacccaagacagaaaaaaaaaaaaagactcaaacacattaaaaatgtttaaataagtcACCCAATATGAGTCCTATAGACAAAAGGCATAGAAAAAATGGAACAAAGAGTAGGAGATACATAAGACCTGGGTAAGTGGATTAACAGGACCGTACCCAGACTTCCCAATGTGAGAGAAAGGATAGATGCGGTATTGGAAAAGGTAGTAGCTGAGAATGTTCCAAAAGCAGTGAATCCAAATGTCAGGTACAGATTAAAGATGCTCAGAACTTCAAGTCAGAAGTCTATGAGGAAAAATACCAATACAAAGCAGCAATGGAGCTGCTTAAAGCCAATATAAAGGAAGGAAACCGTACAAACCCGATAAACAGCACCACATTCTCATCAGAAGACCAATAACATTAATGGCTGACTTCCGACACAGACACTGATGTTCAGAAAGCCATGGTGCGACATCTTTAAAAGGCTCCCAGGCAGAAGCCACCTTATCAGAATTCTTTACGATGACAAAGAAAAAGGGTGTggtttttaaaagaggaagaacCCAAAGTTTAAACTCTATCTAAAATATaagtacaaaaggaaaaataatccatTATGAAAGCACAAAATTATAGGAagggatgaagaagagaaaactcACTACAATAACAATTTTCAGTCTCTGGACACTGAAGAGATCATTCAGCTGCTAAGAGCCCTGGTtgcccttccaaaggacccaggttcaattcccggcactcACATTGAAGCTGTCAACCCTTTATCAGCCTCTATGGATA belongs to Onychomys torridus chromosome 3, mOncTor1.1, whole genome shotgun sequence and includes:
- the LOC118579300 gene encoding DNA/RNA-binding protein KIN17-like, whose product is MGKSDFLNPKAISNRIKSKGLQKLRWYCQMCQKQCRDENGFKCHCGSESHQRQLLLASENPQQFMDYFSEEFRSDFLELLRRCFGTKRVHNNVVYNEYISHREHVHMNATQWETLTDFTKWLGREGLCKVEETPKGWYIQYIDRDPETIRWQLELEKKKQLGLEDEEKTAKFIEEQVGRGLEGKEQETPVFTELSRENDEEKVTFKLKKGAGSSAGATSSKSSSLGPSALMRRGSAVSVRRKESSQSSAQPAKKRKKSALDEIMELEEEKRRTARTDAWLQPGIVVKIITKKLGEKYHKKKGVVKEVIDRYTALVKMIESGDRLKLDQTHLETVIPAPGKRILVLNGGYRGNEGTLDSINEEAFSATIVIETGPLKGRRVEGIQYEDISKLA